Part of the Leptodactylus fuscus isolate aLepFus1 chromosome 6, aLepFus1.hap2, whole genome shotgun sequence genome, gcatgtagacgccgcgggaccctttgcgggccgtacaagctcccattgatttcaatggcagcggggatcgtatgcgccgcgctagtttgcggctgtgcatttattcaatcaatgggagcatgtacggcccacaaagggtcccgcggcgtctacgtgccacacaggggtgaacctgctcctttcgctgcccgaggcgaagtacagaaagccgccccccccccccccgctgggggagggggtggagcgggggcgtggcttagcggaggggcttGGCGactcaaagggggcggggcttagcgccgttcgctggcagagagcaggcccagagactgcctgctctctgcctgagtgtgaggggaggctgctggaggagcgttgctccagtggcctccccaaaccaccgctcggtgctaagccagtccaggacagcttgtcctggactggcttaggttagcaaaaatgccgccctccctgaggccctggcatagtgccgcctgaagcgctcgcttcaggtcgcctcatgggaggtgcggaactggtgccacatcacgcggcacgtaactccgtgtgaactccccccttagccttgtaatgctgctaaataaagggaaatgtaatacagaatgggtatgtcgcaaaataaagtagttttaaaatggcggggggggggggcagacacttaggctgtatgggcccccaaaattcctgatggcggccctgtctgCTGTCATCTATATATTGGGAGATGTCCGACACGAAGCTCCCTAATACAGGCGGTAACATGAGGTTTGTCTTCAGCCCACCAATGGTAAACTAATGCTGTAACATGTGACTAGATACGGCCCAATAGTCTCAGAGATTGCAGCAAGTACACACCGTAACCTTGGCCCTGAGCTGTAAGGTAATGACCAGGCTTGTTCTTCTTCCAGATGGTCAGCATCATAAAACAATAACTAAAATGTGCGGAGATAAAACGTCTTGTAATGGCTGCTTCTCTGTCACCACGGAACAAGGCTTAACTGTCCGGGTCAGCTCTCAGTGCTCTACGGGAAACCACAGCAACGATGGTCATTGCTACGGAAGTAAGTGCAAATGTACCCAGTGCTACTAAGAGTAAGGGGCTACAATGATCAAATAGCCAACATGACACATAATAGAGCTTCTTATTGGCATTACTATAGGTCGTAATATAAATCTGGAGCACATATGGTATTAGGGGTCAGTAGACCAAACCCTTCAGGTTCAGACTGGCCAAGCAGAGCACCAGAGAGTCCTTCAGGCTACTAATGGGCTACTAATACAACAGAGGCCAATCCCTTGGCATTAGGGTCTAtatcagtgattcccaaagtggtccagggggACCCCCAGGAGTCTCAGCCGCGATGTaaatttccatcgttagatctaatcttcacattttttgacgagttttgggaatatggtagaaatgtagcaacaGGGGGTCCACCAAAACCAGTAAAATGTTGACAGTGGTCAAGGAGAAAAAAAGTTTTGGAACCTCTGGTCTATATTTTGGGGTTAGGTGATGGTGGAACTCCAGGTTAGGTCACTGGTGTTTCCAGTTCAGATATTGGATGGTTGGTTGAGTATAGTCTTTGGCTTGTTACCACCAGTGTAGTGACCCATAAAACCATGTTGCTGGTTACAAGCCACTGGTTATATTTTAAGCAAACATTCGCTAGGTGAACTACAGACAGCGGCCCGGCCCGGGTTGTATCGCTTTGCCCGGTCCTCATTCTTCACACTGCAACTCTTCTTGTTCCAATTGGTTGCTGTCTCTTAGCACAAGCCCATCACAAGTTCCCCAATACATGAAGAAATTAATGatgggtccttgtgttttcctaGTAGACAATCATTTTGCAGCCTCTTTATTCCAGGGCTTTGCATAAATTTTTTCCAGTAATTTTTGGTTGCATGTGAATGGAGTTGTGGAAACCTCTTTCACGTGCATGGGATGTGGATTTTGGTGAGGAATCTGTCCCAAAGCCCGTGCCAGAACCAACTCATGGGAACAAACACTCAGTAGGAACCTGAAGATCTGTTTGGAATGATGAGAATAAGAAAATATCTGATGACTTTGTTTTACAGTCGGCTGTGAATCTCTGGAAAAGAAGAACGGTCATCAGTGCGATGCGTGTTATAGTAACAGCACTATGGATGGATGTATACCGACGGGTAAAGTCATGTGTTCAGGATCTGAGCTGGATTGTGTGACGTTCAGAGGAATAATTCAGGTCTCTGGTAAGTTGTCTGTAGAAATTCCCCATTAATGATCATATACCCCTCCTCCTTATTTTTGCCCCAAATACTCTGTCCTGGAGTCAGAAGGGGCTCAGCACAGAGGGGGAGGGGCAAACATGTCCATGTGGGATGCCAACTTAGGTATGTTGATATCACTATACGGTGACCATGTAGTGATATATATCAGCTCTATCCAAGGCTTTACAgatgatttaggtgaatacagtgcggTAACATTTTGTGACTAATCCTTCACatctcccgtctcttccctttgggccgccatgaccacttcttccagctgggacTTGCCTTACTTCGCCACGCACCCGAACCACATTGAAAGTGCTTATTCTCACCTACttgcgatcctgatgaacggagctGCCAGCCCTTGCCTGTCCACGCGCAGGAAGTCGGTCTCGGCACAGGTGTCGCGATGTTATGACGTCATTGCACTGTCTGTGCTGGGAAGCCGACGTCTGTCTGCATTCTCattgtcttgtaaaccgcaggtCTCATGCCCAGTTGCAGGAAGCATTTTAACTAGTTATAAGCACAAgatgtcacgacttaccttactaaaatatttaacctctctctctcttctggaatcttcccatcctccttcactatgggaagaatatgcaaatccgccttccatgaggctaaagggagcagccattattgggttatttcactggaatcctgtcttaagacaggcttgcacattccagtgagcgccctctattggtttgcaacaatgaggcagcaactgtcttcctaattacatcatcctgtctcatcctccttcaagcatgctgttataaccccgctattgaagaaaccctccctggacccatcctgtgctgctaactatcgacccgtctctaacctccccttcatctctaaactcttggaacgcctggtctattctcggttaatccgctatctctctgctaactctctgcttgaccccttacaatctggtttccgcgctctgcactctactgaaacggctctcacaaaagtctccaatgatctcctaatggctaaatccaatggcgacttctctcttcttatttttcttgaccagcttttgacactgttgaccatcatctcctccttccTATGCTCctctcagtcggcctcatggacactgcgctctcctggttctcctcttatctctcagaccgcactttcagtgtatcatttgcgggctctgtttcttcccctctttcccttgctgttggggttcctcagggctcggtcctaggccccctcctcttttctctctacacagcccccattggcttcaggtaccatgtttatgctgatgacacccaattatacacatcttcccgtgacatcacccctgcactcatacagaacaccagtgactgtctctctgctgtctctaatatcatgtcctcgctctatctgacactaaatctctctaagactgaactactactgtttccaccatctaatagatctgtccctgatatatccattgcagtctcaggccttactataactcctaggcagtaggcccgctgcctcggggtcatgtgtgacgcagacctttccttcacccctcatattgaatcactcgcacgttcatgtcacctccacctcaaaaacatctccagaatacgccctttcctcaccagagatacactaaagacacttactgtctctctgattcattctcaccttgactactgtaactccttactaatccgtcttcccctcactaaactctcccccctacaatctattctgaatgcagcggccaggctcatctatcaggcgagatgctacagcgaggcctccggtctgtgccggtcactacagcgaggcctccggtctgtgccagtcactacagcgaggcctccggtctgtgccggtctctacagcgatgcctctggtctgtgccggtcactacagcgaggcctccggtctgtgccagtctctacagcgatgcctccggtctgtgccggtcactacagcgaggcctccggtctgtgccggtcactacagcgaggcctccggtctgtgctggtcactacagcgaggcctccggtctgtgccggtcactacagcgaggtctccggtctgtgccggtcactacagcgaggcctccggtctgtgccggtcactacagcgaggcctccggtctgtgccggtcactacagcgaggcctccggtctgtgccggtcactacagcgaggcctccggtctgtgccggtcactacagcgaggcctccggtctgcacAGGTCGCTActgcgaggcctctggtctgtgccggtcactacagcgaggcctccggtctgtgccggtcactacagcgaggcctccggtctgttccggtcactacagcgaggcctccggtctgtgccagtcactacagtgaggcctccggtctgtgccagtcactacagcgaggcctccggtctgtgccagtcgttacattggctgcctattcattatagaataaaatatgaagttctccccctcccccacaaggctctccataatgcctcacctccctacatttcctccctcatctctatcgcccaacccgtgctctccattcactcaatgacctaacacttacatcctctattatcagaacctcccccgctcgtatacaagacttctcccgagctgcaccactactctggaatgttctaccccggacaatcagattagctgccaatttctacagcttcaaacgcaaactaaagacacatcttatcagaccggccgatcacaattcctaatgtaacccCTTCTGTACCGTAACTAAATTCCCTAAAATGACCCCTCttctgtccccgcccccacattaccccacatgatatgaggtcatctcaggataactttatctgtccaagctccatccacatgttacaggacacgactggtgacggctcagacagtcttatgtttgtgtaatgacagtcacctctattacaaaagtgtctgacccctgtataagcaataccgcccctgctacctcttgtgtcatcctctctacctcatagattgtaagctcttgtgagcagggccctcagtcccattgcgtgcagtgactatttctctgtaatgtatctttctgtctgtacttgaaccctacaaattgtacagcgctgcggaatatgttggcgctatagaaataacatgtattattattattactattattattaatggcAGCGccaggagagggggaggggggccggGGCCCtcgtatttaaaataaaaaaagctgacGCGGCCCTGCTTTCTATGCTACTTCAAGCAGGTGGTCCTAGCTAGTGACTATGAGAtagttgtcaatcactgataggaccgccccctTGACTTCTCAGCATAAAAAGAGCGAATGGATTCAATGGATACATGAGATTATACGGAATGTTTCCCCATGAACCTAATATAAGCTACATCAGGGACACCTTTAGGTCCACATCAGGCtgatcactaaggggttaatggggATATTGATACAATTTGTAGATGTTTATTAAGATCTTTAATGGACATATTCTTATGTTTTGTAGATCACACAGTACAACAAGTATCTGTGAAAGGCTGCATCACCAAGGGCGGGTGTGCCTTAGGATTTGGAGCTATGCCGGGAGCTAAAAGCATGAAAGAACTAGAACTTGCCTGTACTGCGGCAGAAAAGGTCCCGATAGAAAAGGAAGACTAAAGGAACCTCCCAGGGTAACCCGTAACCGCAAAGTAACCGCAAGCTGGGCCTGTGTCCTGTCTAGTGACGGATACATGTAATGAGAATTTCTCAGTTAGATTTGCAGCTTAATATGAAATAAATCCAATCACATTAAAACGATGAAGCAAAAAAATATCTCCTGTCTTTTTATCAATTTTCAAAAAGTTGTTAGTTTGGTCTATAACAAAGGATTTCTAGCATGGTAGGGCTGTCCGCCGCTGACAAACCCAACTTGTTGAAAGGATTCCTCAACGAAAGGTTCAGCACAAAGTGTTACAGCGATCCTCATCTGTGGGTaaacctggcagtaagtgttcagATTCCTTGCAGCGACACCACAGGGAAAAATGATTATTACATGTTATCCACTCCACAAATCAATGGGATGTACTGTATGTAGAATACAGGATGGGACAGGTCCTCCAGGATGAGACAGGTCAGGTCCTCCATACTGagagacaggacaggtcctccaggatgagagacaggacaggtcctccaggatgagagacaggacaggtcctccaggctgagagacaggacaggtcctccaggctgagagacaggacagatcctccagactgagagacaggacagatcctccagactgagagacaggacaggtcctccaggatgagagacaggacaggtcctccaggatgagagacaggacaggtcctccaggatgagagacaggacaggtcctccaggatgagagacaggacaggtcctccaggatGAGAGACAGGTCAGGTCCTCCAGGATGagagacaggacaggtcctccaggatgagtgacaggacaggtcctccaggctgagagacaggacaggtcctccaggatGAGAGACAGGACATGTCCTTGGAGCTGAGAGACAGGACAGGTTCTCCAGACTGagagacaggacaggtcctccaggctgagagacaggacaggtcctccaggatGAGAGACAGGACATGTCCTTGGAGCTGAGAGACAGGACAGGTTCTCCAGACTGagagacaggacaggtcctccaggatGAGAGAtagggcaggtcctccagactaTGAGGCAGGACAGGTCCTTCAGGCTgaaagataggacaggtccttgGAGCTGagagacaggacaggtcctccagactgaaattatattatttataagagattgACCAATAAATAAGATCTCATGGTATTGTATACATGgaaagggaaataaaaaaaaaaaatatccaatccAGCCAACCCCCGACAcacgagaaaaaaaaagtcaattatcagaacaataaaatattagttacctctccacaccagggggccatacctccgatggtcacctgtCCACACCAggaggccatacctccgatggttacctctCCACACCAGGAGGCCATACTGCCAATGGTtacctctccacaccagggggccatacctccgatggtcaccgcTCCACACCAGGGAGCCATACCTCCAATGGTTACCTCTCCACACCAggaggccatacctccgatggttacctctccacaccagggggccatacctccgatggttacctctccacaccaggaggccatacctccgatggtcacctgtCCACACCAggaggccatacctccgatggtcaccgcTCCACACCAGGGAGCCATACCTCCAATGGTTACCTCTCCACACCAggaggccatacctccgatggttacctctccacaccagggggccatacctccgatggttacctctccacaccaggaggccatacctccgatggtcacctgtCCACACCAggaggccatacctccgatggttacctctCCACACCAGGAGGCCATACTGCCAATGGTtacctctccacaccagggggccatacctccgatggttacctctccacaccagggggccatacctccaatggttacccctccacaccagggggccataccaccaatggttacctctccacaccagggagccatacctccaatggttacccctccacaccagggggccatacctccgatggttacctctccacaccagggggccatacctctgatgGTTACCTCTCCACATcaggggccatacctccgatggttacctctccacaccagggggccataccgccaatggttacctctccacaccagggggccatacctccgatggttacctctccaaaccagggggccatacctccaatggttacctctccacaccagggggccatacctccaatgGTTACCTCTCCACACCAAGGTGCCATACCTccaatggttacccctccacaccagggggccatacctccgatggttacctctCCACACCAGGAGGCCATACCTCCAATGGTTACCTCTGCACTAGGAGGCCATACCTCTGATGGTtacctctccacaccagggggccataccgccaatggttacctctccacaccagggggccatacctccgatggttacctctccaaaccagggggccatacctccaatggttacctctccacaccagggagccatacctccaatggttacccctccacaccagggggccataccgccaatggttacctctccacaccagggggccatacctccaatggttacccctccacaccagggggccataccgccaatggttacctctccacaccaggggTCCATACCTCCCGATGGTtacctctccacaccagggggccatacctccgattgttacctctccacaccagggggccatacctccgatggtcacctgtCCACACCAggaggccatacctccgatggttacctctccaaaccagggggccatacctccaatggttacctctccacaccagggggccatacctccaatgGTTACCTCTCCACACCAAGGTGCCATACCTccaatggttacccctccacaccagggggccatacctccgatggttacctctCCACACCAGGAGGCCATACCTCCAATGGTTACCTCTGCACTAGGAGGCCATACCTCTGATGGTtacctctccacaccagggggccataccgccaatggttacctctccacaccagggggccatacctccgatggttacctctccaaaccagggggccatacctccaatggttacctctccacaccagggagccatacctccaatggttacccctccacaccagggggccataccgccaatggttacctctccacaccagggggccatacctccaatggttacccctccacaccagggggccataccgccaatggttacctctccacaccaggggTCCATACCTCCCGATGGTtacctctccacaccagggggccatacctccgattgttacctctccacaccagggggccatacctccgatggtcacctctccacaccagggggccatacctcctattgttacctctccacaccagggggccatacctccgatggtcacctctccacaccagggggccatacctccgatggtcacctctccacaccaggaggccatacctccaatggttacccctgcactaggaggccatacctccaatggttacccctgcactgggcaaattataagtaacttcaaggacccataaaaacttaaaaatatatatttattgtcaATAGTGCGAATGATATTGCACAACAATGGCTATAGTGTAGGATTATATGCAAGCTAAAGTAAACACATTCAGTCAAGGAATGGTATAAACAGGTTACACAATGGCTTGGACACATTAGGACATTTTGTACATGTCCGAATCCTGAATAACCATGCCCTATggggttacataataaggcaaggtCACTGACAATAACAGAGTAAACCACTAGCCTAAGGATTGGAGGCCCAGACGGGCAGGATCCTCTCTACCACGtgtactagatcactcagctacGTAGCTATGTATGTATGGTACTTATGTTGGCACCATCCTATTATAGGACCCCCCTGAGAAATAACCCatcacatacagtagtatatgtcACAGTAATGGGAGCGTCTGCAGTATATGACGCCATAGtaacatataataatagtaatccaTGTACGTAAATATGATCTAGATATaaaacactgctcaaaaaaataaagggaacacttaagatacacaatgtaactccaagcgaCACTGACTGGCAATCCCTTTcacctgctgttgtgcaaatggaataggcaacagatggaaattattggcaattatggaagcactcaataaaggagggttctgcaggcggggaccacagaccacatctcagtaccaatgctttctggctgacgTTTCGGTCACTTTCACACtggtggtagcatgagacggactgtacaacccacacaagtggctcaggtagtgcagctcatccaggatggcacatcaatgtgaaCTGTggaaagaaggtttgctgtgtctgtcagcgcagTGTCCAGAggttggaggcgctaccaggagacaggccagtacatcaGGAGACATGGAGGGAAACAACCctgcagcaggaccgctacctcctccaaggaggaacaggaggagcactgccagagccctgcaaaatgacctccagcaggccacaaatgtgcatgtgtctgcaaaaatggttagaaaccgactccatgagcatggtatgagggcccgacgtccacacAAGGGGGTTGtgttcacagcccaacaccgtgcaggacgcttggcatttgccacagaacatcaGGATTGGCATCTTccccactggcgccctgtgctcttcacagatgaaagcaggttcacagtgAGCACAGGAGacagatgtgacagagtctggaggtgCCGtgaagagcgatctgctgcctgcaacattctTCAGCAagaccagtttggcagtgggtcagtaatggtgtgcggtggcatttctttggtgggccacacagccctccatgtgctcaccagaggtagcctgtctgccattaggtactgagatgagatcctcagaccccttgtgagaccatatgctggtttggttggccctgggttcctcttaatgcaggacaatgccagacttcATGTGGCCGGAGTGTGTCAGcaattcctgcaagatgaaggcattgaagctattgactggcccgcccattccccagaccaAAATATTAAACCAAAAATAATTCCGGATACAAACCCCTTCCTCTTGAGGGGACAGTCCATGGAGCTACAAAGGTCTAGCCGGCAATCTGTCCAACCACACCAAATTGGTTCCTCCaccccaaagtcatgtccctctttgctgatggctctgggggcgtctttctattactgtggcaGAGTCTGGACCCCTGGAGAATCCTCGGCTTCTATGGTGGGTCAGTCAGAGATTACATCTAAGAGCTGTCACTGCTTTTCACAGGCCTTAAGGCTACACTCAGATGACCGAGGTGCAAAACAATCACGAAAAACATCCATTGTTCGCGGCCGTCTTGCACCTGAGGGCGTATTTCACTGTGTGCTCTGTAAGGTTTCATACACATGACCCCGTGTACGATCTGAGTGTCTTCTGTTCAGTATGTTGGTTGCAAAATCTTTTGTTATTCTCATGTCCTATTCagatccattttcacagatctggGCTGCCTATTGAAACAAATGAAACAGTGGGAAAAAATGGACACCATTCAGAATGGTCGGCTCTGATCCTCGAAACTAGAACATTGGAACTGGACCCTCGGATTGAACCTTTGGTCGTATACATGAAGCCTTAGGTTAAGACCCCAGCaattttttcctgcggcgtttccgacCTGTGGGGCCCCATCCTTCGAGAGATATttctggaaactgtagaatcactttTACACCTCTAGATTTATAGAATATACATCAGTTTTCTATCTTGAGTTATGATCATTTTTTGGGGCCAAGGAGTCCATGCCCTGGGTCACCATCACACTCGCCCCACTTTCACAAAAAGCATTAGGCAGAGGACAGAAAGAGAGAAGTGGTGCAAAAAAGGGCTGAACACCAAAGATACATCACAACTATTCCTatgtacaccagaaaactagtgctgcttctcccctctcacagcatgcagccTCACATATGCTAAGaatagaagctgcagctgcacacCCCCACTCCCCCTCTTCTTCTATGTATTGTTTTCACACAAGATTTTCTTCTATTTCAGATCAGTCCACTGATTGCAGAAGTTTCTGGAATGTTGGCCAGACAGAATGTTGTCCAACCCATACAACCACTTGATCTATGCATGACAATTTCGGGAACACTGTGTACTAGTTGACTTTTGTAATGAAATATTTTCTTGCAATATTTTAGACTGATGTGAATTGGCTTGTTACTTGGGGAGTTGGTGAATGCCATGACGTCACTTCAACATACAAATAGAGCGGACACCGACCATGTGCACAGAACCCTGCCAGGCAGAACTTCAGCAAGATGAAGGCTTCTTACATCTGTATCCTAGCTGTCTTTGTGACTTTAGTTGCTTCAGGTAAGTAGAATCCAATAAAGGATAGACTATGCATAGACTAAGTTCTAGAAAAACATAGAATCTGCAGCTGCACACCCCCACTCCCCCTCTTCTTCTATGTATTGTTTCACACTAGATTTTCTTCCATTTCAGACGATCCCACTGAATGCAGAACTTGCTGGAATATTGGCCAGACGGAGTGTTGTCCAGCGAATATGACTACATGTCCTAGTGGTCTGTGCATGACAGTTTCGGAACACTGTACACTATGTATGTAACTTTTATATACCTTTTAACTAAAAAATAACAATCTCACCTCGTAATGGCTCCTTTTAGAATTGATGTAATCGGGTATCAATGGAAGATGCTCCAAAATCAGATCAGGACTAAGCGTGGGCTTCTCATTATTAACAACTTTTTTAGTACCTATACAGCGAGAGCCCACGTGTCCATCACACAggtatgaataaggccttatgGGAGTTTTTAGAGGTGGGCTTACAATTCCTCTAGTAGGGAAGGGCTCTCTCTGCAGCCTTGTCAGAAAAGTTTCTAGAAAAGGGGAAGGACTTATACGAGGGAGGCCAAATGTAGCCCAAAAGCAGTAAAAAATACAAGAgcttttgttgacttcttcctcactGTGGTGTCCGTGACTCTTCTTCAGCAATTTTTGGGCTGTAATTTGCTATGTGTGGCctcacgttaaaggggttgtccagaaaaaatattatttttcaattagaccatgagaagagaaaaaaaaaaaattatataaacatactcacctgttcccgatgctctggtgtcctccaagCGTGGTCTAGTCCTTCTGCTCTTGCCTCATTGGCTGTGATGTCCCAGGCCCCTtccactgaggctgctgattggcctcaatgatcacgtgactgctgagcccAATGAGCAGCCACAGGCAAGGCCCcggggatgtcacaggtagtgacatcactgggtccCTTCcattgaggctgctgattggcctcgatGATCACATGACCGATGAGCAGCCACAGGCAAGGCTCCAGGGATgttacaggtagtgacatcattgGGTCCCTtccactgaggtcactgattggtttCAGTGATCACGTGCAGCATTGACTTATGCTGGAGGACAGCAGA contains:
- the LOC142209906 gene encoding uncharacterized protein LOC142209906 — translated: MKASYICILAVLVTSAASDDPTECSSCWNIGQTECCPTKSVKCPSGVCMTVSEHCILNGQHHKTITKMCGDKTSCNGCFSVTTEQGLTVRVSSQCSTGNHSNDGHCYGIGCESLEKKNGHQCDACYSNSTMDGCIPTGKVMCSGSELDCVTFRGIIQVSDHTVQQVSVKGCITKGGCALGFGAMPGAKSMKELELACTAAEKVPIEKED